A stretch of DNA from Flavobacteriales bacterium:
CAGTATGAGCAGTCGTATTTGAACAAAAATGATGCTGAGCAAATAAGCTTAACTCTACCTCTTAGCGGCAACGCTTATCACAGCAAAATACTGTTTCCATTTTTCGACGGTCTAATTCCCGAAGGATGGCTTCTTGATATTGTTCAAAAAAACTGGAAATATAATCCCAGAGACAGAATGAGTATTCTACTTGTTACATGTTACGATTGCATCGGGGCAGTCTCAATTGAACCAATACAATAAAATCATGCAGAATATTTGTCTTTACTGCTACAAAACAATTGAGCAAAGCGAAAATAATGTTGAAGTTCCGATAAGCGATTATCACGAAAAATGCAGTACCATATTTTTCGGAAAAAAAACTCCTCCTGTTCTCAACTTCACACAAGATGAAATAATAAAATTAGCTGAACAAGTAATTAAAAGCCATACAACCGTAACAGGCGTTCAACCAAAACTGGCACTAGGCATCGATAAAAAAGCTGGCAATACAGAAAGACTAACTATTGTGGGATTATGGGGTGAATACATATTAAAACCCCAAACAGAATTGTATGCACAATTACCCGAGAATGAAGATCTAACAATGCACCTAGCTGAAATTAGCAGAATAAA
This window harbors:
- a CDS encoding HipA N-terminal domain-containing protein; its protein translation is MKKAKVYRHKNWAGTLIEDEEGYQFQYEQSYLNKNDAEQISLTLPLSGNAYHSKILFPFFDGLIPEGWLLDIVQKNWKYNPRDRMSILLVTCYDCIGAVSIEPIQ